Proteins encoded within one genomic window of Haematobia irritans isolate KBUSLIRL chromosome 5, ASM5000362v1, whole genome shotgun sequence:
- the LOC142241441 gene encoding uncharacterized protein LOC142241441: protein MISNPVYISILAILLLRLAYGSGSNWSYDILSVEVKYDNPDVINASLKETRVARGVYLVNGIFDVKQDLTDDCELGMDIFFSPSGLNSSYFRTPFAIARSKLSYFFNQYYKPIAMKSLTECTDNSPYIEDVFRPPLTKRLITFTNCTISTENMPTYAKPGYYHIVFNYYQQCAGLCIIDVFVKGV, encoded by the exons ATGATATCGAATCCGGTGTATATCTCAATATTAGCTATCCTATTACTTCGGCTGGCCTATGGGAGTGGG TCAAATTGGTCCTACGATATACTATCCGTTGAAGTAAAATATGATAACCCAGATGTGATCAATGCATCGCTTAAAGAAACGAGAGTTGCACGAGGAGTGTACCTGGTCAATGGTATATTTGATGTCAAGCAAGATTTGACTGATGATTGTGAACTTGGAATGGATATATTCTTTAGTCCGTCGGGTCTCAATAGCAGCTACTTTCGAACACCATTCGCCATAGCCAGAAGTAAATTAtcatatttctttaatcaatatTACAAACCAATTGCCATGAAATCGCTGACCGAATGCACCGACAATTCCCCATATATCGAAGATGTGTTCAGACCTCCTCTTACAAAGCGCTTGATCACATTCACAAATTGTACAATATCGACTGAGAATATGCCAACATACGCGAAGCCAGGATACTATCACATTGTATTTAATTATTATCAACAATGCGCTGGATTATGTATCATAGATGTCTTTGTTAAAGGGGTATAA